The window CAAAAAAGGAGAACTTGTCAATGGTGGTTTGAAAGATTGTAAAGAGCTTCATAAGAAAGATAGTTTTATGGTTCTTAAAGGAAAATGTCAGATCGTCTTTCTGAATTCCAACAATAGAGAAGAAACTATTATAATAAAAGAGGGAGAGGAATTACAGCTTCAGATCCTGGCATCAAAAAATTCATCCCGAGAAAAATCAGAAATAAGAATTGAAGGGGTACAACTTACCGCAAAAAAGAAACAGTTTTCAGAAATTTCAATTCAGCAGGAAGCCCTTCAGAATCTTCAGTCTTTCTCTCTCGGAGATGTGCTGCAGCAATTACCAGGTCAATACGTACAACAGTTTGACAATACCCAGTTTAAAAATATTGTATTCAGAACAGCCAGCGGTCCTTCAGTCACCAGTTCCGGAAATATTCCCGGTGGTGATGATTTTGGTAACAGAGCGTTTGGAGTTCAGTTGATGGTCAACGATATTGCCTTATCTAATAACGAAAACATGCAGAGTTATGATTCTGCAAACAGTGGCCCTTTTGGGATAAGCTTTAATGCTGCAACTAATGGCGGAAACTTAACACCAAGCCAACCGAACTATGGAGTTGATTTAAGAGAAATCCCTACAGAGAATATTGAAAGTATTGAAGTGATACAGGGAGTTCCGGACGCTAAATACGGAGACCTGACATCCGGGCTTATTAAAGTAACAACCATTGCCAAAGCATCACCGCTTCGATTGGATGCATCTCTCAGAGAAGGAACTTATCAGGTAGGTCTTACCAAAGGTTTTAAGCTTAAAAACAATAATGCGCTTAATGTATCTGTAGACTATATGAATTCACTTTCTGATCCAAGAACCAGTCTGGTAGGGTATGACAGAACGAATGTTAACTTCCTTTGGTCATCAAGAAACAGTAAAGGATTCAGTAATAAACTTTCAGCATCATTTTCTACCAATACCAGTAAAGGAAAGAAAGATCCGGATGATCTTGACGGAATCATTATTAATGTGGATAATAAGAGCTTTTCATTAGGAAATAATATCAGTTATAATTTTAACAGAAACGGAAATAAACCATTTTTCAGAACGATAAGTGCAGATGTAGGGATCAGCTATTCAACACAGCTTACAGAGCGCAGATATTGGTTGAATCAAGGTGCGCGTCCTTATGGAAACTCAACAACCGATGGTGTTTATTACGCTCCTTATACACCTCCAAGTTATGAGAACCAGGCTTTTTCGGATGGTAAACCTCTTAATATTTTTACAGATTTAAGTGTTAATGGAAGTAAAGTAACAGCATCCAAATGGGTTCACATGTACAGTATCGGAGCCAATTTCAGATATGGAAATAATTTTGGAAAAGGTCGTTACGGAACAGCGGGACAGTTCACAACAATTAATGCTGCAGGACAGGGGGGCAATGGAATGAGAGATTTTAATTACCGTGATAATGTTTTTGCCACCAAACAGTATGCATTTTATATCCAGGATAATATTACGAAAGCTTTCGCCAACAAACATATTTTAAGAACCAATCTGGGACTTCGTTATGATCTGCAGAATTCATATTCTACCTATTCACCAAGGGTTAATACCTCATATCAGATGGGGAAATTTTCTGTGAGAGGAGGTTTTGGACTCACTTCTAAAGCTCCTTCATTGAATCAAATCTATACAGCCCCAAGGTATTTTGATTTCCTTCTTGGGGATTATCGTCTGCCTGGATATTATTCAGCAGCCATTATGCAGACAGTAGTAACTCCGGGAGATAATGCCAATCTGAAACCATCTCGAAGCTGGAAAACAGAAGTAGGAGTGGATTACAGATTTCCTTTTGCAACGGTTAACCTTACCGCTTATTACAACAGATTGTTTGATGGCTTTACTACCATGAGTGTCCATAAAATAATGGATAAAGCCAAAGTTAATGTCAATATATCAGGGACAGATGTGCCTACTTTCGAGATTGTAGGAACTGAAAAATTTAATTATCTCCAGAACAGAATTGTTAATGGATATCAATCTGTAGATAAAGGACTGGAGCTGATGGCCAGTTTCAAAAAAATAGAAGCCCTTAATCTTGTTATTGGTTTTAATGCCAGTTATATAGAAACTTCAGGTCACAAAGATGAAGGTCTTTATAAAATCAGCGCACCAGAAATCATGGATAAGGATTACCAATATGGGATTTATAATGATATTAAAAATAAAAAATCCATGGCCAGAGCAAGTTTCAGCTTCGACTATCACCTGCCTTCATCAGGATTAATCATTGGTCTGAGAACAGATCATTTTCTTTCAGACAGATCTTTAACAGGAATGAATGACATTTATCCGATAGGGTATATCAAACATAATGGAGAAATGCAGATGATTCCTGAAAGCGACCGTACCAATCCAAAATATCAGGGATTGTTTCTGAAACCTTCAGATGAAAAGCTCTCAGGTTTATATAACAAAACGCTGCATAATGTTCATTTAAGAGTTACAAAGGATTTCTTAAGCGGTTTCAGATTGTCAATATACGTAAGTAATGTTTTCAATTTAAAGGCATATGATGAAAGAGGAAGTGTTTACGGCAACTTTACTTCTACTTCGTTTGGAGGAAATATTTCATATAGATTTTAATAATACTAAAAATAAAAATAATGAAACGATTAATACTATTGTTAATGATTCCTGTTCTGATCCTTTCGGGATGCAACAGAGATGATGATTTTGGAGGAAATAATGAGATTAAGCCCGTTCCGTTCACTGTAAATATTAAATATGATGCTTCCAAATACCCTTCCGTTGCAGACAAAGGGGTTGCAAATGTAACCGTTATCCTGAAAAATGCTGCAACAGAAGATCAGATCATAGGAAAAACAAATGCAGACGGTGACCTTATACTGGATGCCGTTCTACCGGGAACT of the Chryseobacterium viscerum genome contains:
- a CDS encoding TonB-dependent receptor plug domain-containing protein, with product MKLSLLAGAVFLTAGGLLSAQKVEFYHNGQLKKGELVNGGLKDCKELHKKDSFMVLKGKCQIVFLNSNNREETIIIKEGEELQLQILASKNSSREKSEIRIEGVQLTAKKKQFSEISIQQEALQNLQSFSLGDVLQQLPGQYVQQFDNTQFKNIVFRTASGPSVTSSGNIPGGDDFGNRAFGVQLMVNDIALSNNENMQSYDSANSGPFGISFNAATNGGNLTPSQPNYGVDLREIPTENIESIEVIQGVPDAKYGDLTSGLIKVTTIAKASPLRLDASLREGTYQVGLTKGFKLKNNNALNVSVDYMNSLSDPRTSLVGYDRTNVNFLWSSRNSKGFSNKLSASFSTNTSKGKKDPDDLDGIIINVDNKSFSLGNNISYNFNRNGNKPFFRTISADVGISYSTQLTERRYWLNQGARPYGNSTTDGVYYAPYTPPSYENQAFSDGKPLNIFTDLSVNGSKVTASKWVHMYSIGANFRYGNNFGKGRYGTAGQFTTINAAGQGGNGMRDFNYRDNVFATKQYAFYIQDNITKAFANKHILRTNLGLRYDLQNSYSTYSPRVNTSYQMGKFSVRGGFGLTSKAPSLNQIYTAPRYFDFLLGDYRLPGYYSAAIMQTVVTPGDNANLKPSRSWKTEVGVDYRFPFATVNLTAYYNRLFDGFTTMSVHKIMDKAKVNVNISGTDVPTFEIVGTEKFNYLQNRIVNGYQSVDKGLELMASFKKIEALNLVIGFNASYIETSGHKDEGLYKISAPEIMDKDYQYGIYNDIKNKKSMARASFSFDYHLPSSGLIIGLRTDHFLSDRSLTGMNDIYPIGYIKHNGEMQMIPESDRTNPKYQGLFLKPSDEKLSGLYNKTLHNVHLRVTKDFLSGFRLSIYVSNVFNLKAYDERGSVYGNFTSTSFGGNISYRF